The sequence below is a genomic window from Mycobacterium sp. ITM-2016-00316.
CGAGCCATCGGTAAGGCCAAGGCGATGGACCTGATTCTCACCGGCCGCACCATCGACGCCGCCGAGGCCGAGCGCAGCGGCCTGGTCTCCCGGGTGGTCCCGGCGGACACCCTGCTCGACGAGGCGAACGCCACCGCCGCAACGATCGCCGGGATGTCGCTGTCGGCGGCGCGGATGGCCAAGGAGGCCGTCAACCGCGCCTTCGAGTCGACGCTGGCCGAGGGGCTGCTCTACGAGCGGCGGATCTTCCACTCGGCCTTCGCGACCGAGGACCAGAAGGAAGGCATGGCCGCGTTCACCGAGAAGCGCGCGGCGAACTTCACCCATCGCTAAAGTCGAGCGGTGAATGTCGCCGCCGCTGAACCGGAAGCCACCGAAGCGCCCGCCAGACGCGATTGGTGGACCAGGCATTACACCTTCACCGGCACCGCTGTCGGTTTGGTGTTCATCTGGCTGTCGCTGACCCCGTCGCTGCTGCCGCGCGGGCCGCTGTTCCAGGGGCTGGTGAGCGGCGCGGCCGGCGGTATCGGCTACGGCCTCGGGGTTTTCGGCGTCTGGCTGTTCCGGTACATGCTGTCGCGGGAGGCCACCCCGGCGCCGCCGAAGTGGGCCTGGCTGGTCCTGCTCGTGGTCGGCGTCATCGGGCAGATCGCGGCGATCGTCTACTTCCACGTCTGGCAGGACGATATCCGCGATCTGATGGGGGTTCCCAGGCTGGCCTTCTGGGACCATCCGTTGACCGCGGTGCTGGCCATCGTGTTCCTGTTCGTGTTCGTCGAGATCGGCCAGCTGGTAGGCAGATTGGTCCGGTACCTGGTGCGCCAGCTGGAACGGGTCGCACCCCCGAGGGTGTCCGGTGTGATCGCGGTGGCGCTGGTCCTCGCACTCACGATCGCCTTGCTCAACGGCATCGTGGTCCGTTTCGCGATGAGCACCATCAACAGCACGTTCGAGAACGTCAACAACGAGGATGATCCCGACAATCCCGCTCCCACAACCGCTTTGCGTTCCGGCGGGCCGCAGTCTCTGGTGAGCTGGGAGTCGCTGGGGCATCAGGGCCGCAACTTCGTGGCCGGCGGACCGTCGGTGGCCGAGCTCACCGAATTCAACGGCTCCCCCGCCACCGAACCGATCCGTGCCTATGCCGGGTTGAACTCCGCCGACGGCATCAAGGCCACCGCCGCGCTGGCCGCCCGGGAGCTCCAGCGCACCGGCGGGCTCGAACGCGATGTGATCGCCGTCGCCACCACCACGGGTACCGGCTGGATCAACGAGGCCGAGGCCTCCTCGCTGGAGTACATGTACAACGGCGATACCGCGATCGTCTCGATGCAGTATTCGTTCCTGCCCAGCTGGATCTCCTTCCTGGTCGACCAGGAGAACGCCCGGCAGGCCGGTCAGGCGTTGTTCGAGGCGGTCGACGCCCTGGTGCGTGAACTGCCCGAGGCCGGTCGCCCGAAGCTGGTGGTGTTCGGCGAGAGTCTGGGCTCGTTCGGCGGCGAGACACCGTTCCTGGCGTTGAACAATCTCATCGCGCGCACCGACGGGGCGCTGTTCTCCGGGCCCACGTTCAAGAACACGATCTGGACGAACCTGACGATCAACCGCGATGAGGGTTCCCCGCAGTGGCTGCCCATATTCGACAAGGGCGAGAACGTCCGGTTCTCGGCCGTCGCTTCGAAAGATCTCGGCCGCCCGGACGATCCGTGGGGACAACCGCGGGTGGTGTATCTGCAACACGCCTCGGATCCGATCGCGTGGTGGAACCCCGATCTGCTGTTCGCCAAACCGGATTGGCTGCGCGAGCCGCGCGGGTACGACGTGTCACCGCGGATGGAGTGGATCCCGGTGGTGACTTTTCTGCAGGTGTCCGCCGACATGGCGGTCGCCGTCGACGTCCCCGACGGACACGGTCACGTCTACGTGCGCGATGTCGCCAATGCGTGGGCGGCGATCCTGCAGCCCCCGGGCTGGACGCCGGAGAAGACCGAGCGGCTGCGCCCGACGCTACGTTCCGACGAGTGAGGCAGCTTTGAGTGCGTGATAGCCGCCGATGACATCGGTGGCCTTGCGCAGACCGAGGTCCTGCAGGGCGGCGGCGGCGAGGCTGGACGTGTAGCCCTCCGAGCACAGCACGATCCATTCGACGTCATCGTCGATGGCCTCGGGGATGCGGGCGTCGCTGGTGGGATCGCAGCGCCACTCCAGATGATTGCGTTCGATCACCAGTGCGCCCGGGACGTCGCCTTCGGCGGCCCGCTGCCATCCCGGCCGGATGTCGACCAGCAGCGCCCCGCGTTGCACCGCGGCAGGTACGTCGACTGCCTCGATCCGCTGCAACCGGGCGCGGGCGGCGTCGAGCACCGCGTCGATACGACTGGGCATACGACTATCCCTCCGGAGCGTCGGTGAGCTCGGTACGGCTGCGACGCAATGCGTTCCGCTCGGTCACACCGTAGTAGGACATGGCCGTCAGCGGCGGCGAGTAGGCGTGCACGCTGAGCGTCACCGGGGCCGGGGTGGGCAGTGCCGATCCCACGGTCGCTACGCTCTCCCCCGCAAGCGGGAGGTGCCCCCAGCCCGCCGGGGCCGCCCACACCACATCGTGCACCCAGCCCAGCGGGAACCCCGCCTGATCACCGGCCCTCAACTTGCGGCTGCGCAGACCGTGACCGTCCCAGCGGGTTTCCTGCAACGCACCGGAGACCACTGTCAGCGCGCCCAGCGAGCCGCCATGGTCGTGCAGTTCGGTCGACTTGTCCGGCACCCAGCTGATCAACCAGATGTCGAGCTCGTCATCGCCGTAGAGCCGGTTGTACCAACGCTCGTCGGTGGGCAGCCGGGCACCGGCGAGCAGTCGGTCGTAGCGTCCGGACAGCACGTCGTCGGCGCAGCGGTCGGTGGCCTGCAACAGATCGGGTACGCGGAGCCGGGTCGGCGCCGAGACGGCGGGCGAAAGGGTGGGGGCCAGCAGTGGGGCAACCATAGGGGAACTCCAGAAAACGAAAACGGACGGGTGGTCGGCGCTCACGCAGCCCGACAACAGCCCCGAATCGTGGTCCCGTCCGTCATGGCCGCGAGTGTTGCATAGATTGGCGGTATGCGCCGCCACCCGATCCTCGTGACCGCAGCCGCCGCAGCCCTCCTGAGCGGGTGCTCGCCGAGCACCGAGGAGCCGGCCGGCGACACCTCCGCACCGAGCCCCACGACCTCGGAGGCCGCGCCGTCGCCGGAGGCGCAGGTGCCCGACGGCGCCGTCCAGGTGTCACCGGGCGGTGTCACGACGGGTGTCGGCGCCCCGGCCGATGCCACCGAATCCGGCTATGGCCAGGCCTGTCTTGCCGCTCGGGCCTGGTTCGACGCACAGAACGGCACGGTCGAGGCCTACCTGCAGACGGTGCAGACCCCCGGCGCGCCCGGTCCGGGCAGCTTCAACATGGCGTGGTCCGAGCTGACACCGGGGCAGCAGGCCGCGGTCATCATGGCCGCCAATGCCGCCGCCAACGAGGAGTGCGGCTGACATTCGAATCACGGCGAGCCGAACCGCCACAGTGATGTCGATGGCCGCCGGCGGGTGCACCACAATGGAGCCATGCGAATTGCGCTGGCGCTGGGCAGCGGAGGTGCGCGCGGCTACGCGCACATTGGGGTCATCAACGAACTGACCGAGCGTGGCTACGACATCGTCGGCGTCGCTGGGTCCTCGATGGGCGCCCTTGTCGGCGGATTGCACGCCGCCGGCAAACTCGACGAATTCGCGCAGTGGGCGGGGTCATTGACACAACGGGCGGTGTTGCGCTTGCTGGATCCGTCGTTGACGTCGCCGGGGGTGTTGCGGGCCGAGAAGATCCTCGACGCGGTGCGCGACATCCTCGGCGATGTCACCATCGAATCGCTGCCCATCCCGTACACGTCGGTAGCCACCGACCTGATTGCCGGGAAGTCGGTGTGGCTGCAGCGCGGTCCGCTCGATGACGCGATCCGGGCGTCGATCGCGATCCCGGGCATCTTCACACCGCACGTGCTCGACGGACGGCTGTTGGCTGACGGCGGCATCCTGGATCCGCTGCCGATGGCGCCGCTCTCGGCGGTCAACGCCGACATGACCATCGCGGTGAGCCTGTCCGGGGGCGATCCGGCGGTTCGGCTGAGCGAACCCGAACCCCGGGTGACCACCGAGTGGTTGGGCCGGATGTGGCGTAGCACAACGGCTCTGCTGGACACGTCCACGGCGCAGCGGGTGATGGACAGCCCGGCCGCCAAGTCGGTGCTCAGCCGGTTCAGCAGCTCCCTGGAAGACGGAGCCGACACCGCCGAGGCGTTGAGTGACAGCGGGATCCCGGAGCTACCCCGGCTGGGCAGCTTCGAGATCATGAATCGCACCATCGATATCGCCCAGTCGGCGCTGGCCCGGCACACGCTGGCCACCTACCCACCCGATCTGCTGATCGAGGTGCCGCGCAACGCCTGCCGCAGCCTGGAGTACCACCGCGCCGAGGAGGTCATCGAGATCGGCCAGGAGTTGGCCGCGGCCGCCCTGGACGCGCTGGGCTAGCTGCTAGCCGGCCAGAAACGCCCCGACGGCGGTGGCCACCCGACGGCCCTGCGCACGTCCGGCGATCGCGGCCGGCCGGCGGCACCGCGGATCCAGCGGGTTGTTCCCGAACGCGACAAGCGCATCGTCATCGGCGAACACCGTGAACGTCGCGCCGGGAAAGGCGGCGATCTCGGCTCCGGCACCGTCGCCGAACGGGGACGGTGCGTTCGCACCGGCGGGCACCAGCACCACCGCCGCGGCGCAGTCGGCGGCGACGGTCATGTTGACCGCGCTGCCCACGCCGCCGTCCATGAAATTGCGGGCCCCGATGGTGACCGTCGGCCAGGCGCCGGGCACCGCGCAACTGGCGGCGACGGCGTCGACCAGCGCGACGCCGGAATTGCGGGTGAAGACCACCAGTTCACCTGTCGCGGTGTCGATGGCGGTGATACGCAGATCCCGGTGCGGCCAGTCGTGCGATGGCAACCGGTGCGCGATGACCTCGCGGCGGACCTGCTCGGGGACGGTGTCGGCGGCCAGCGCGATGCCGCCGATGCGACGCAACCGCTCCAGGGTGCTGCCGGCCTCGCCCAGCGCGCTGACAAATACCTCGGTGAGGTCGTCGATGGTGACCCCGGAGTCGATCTCGTGGGATTCTTCGGCGATCTGGCGCGCGTACAGCTCGGCCAGGGATGTGCCACTGCCGAGCTGGGCCGACACTGCCGATCCGGCCGAGGTACCCAGCAGCACATCGGAATTCAGCAGCGCGTCGGCGGTCTGCGGTGACTCGTCGGCGATCCCGGTCAGTACACCTGTCTCCCAAGCGATACCCGCCAGCCCGCCACCGGCGAGGATCAGCGCGCGTGCCACCGGTCAGCGCACCAGCTGATCCGACAGTGCCTCCAGCGACTGCCGGGCGTAGCCCTTCCACAACCGGCCGAACACCGGCAGCGCCACCGCCGTCAGCGCCGAGCGCGGATGGATGGTCCACCGCCAGGTCAGTTTGGTGCCGGTGCCGATCGGGTCGAAGATCCACATCCCTTCGACGTGCCCGACCAGCGGCGCCAGCGGGCCCGTCACCTGGGTGAGCGTGTACCCGAACGACCGCGGCGCATCGTAGGAGGTCAGCTCCTCCCGCATGCTGCCGCCACCGGTGAGCACCACGGTGCGGCTCTGCCCGACGGCATCCCAGTCCCCGGTCTGATCGCGGGTGTCCTTGATCGGCGGGATCGGCCCGTACCAGCGACGGAACAGCTGGGGCAGCGGCATCGGCACCATGCCCGCGAACAGGTCCGCGGGCGCGAGCGGAATCGCCCGTGATTGCTCGACCACCAGAGGTTGCGCCATGATGGCCATACTAGCGACGGGAGCAAGATGAGTACCCAGACTCAGACGATGCGCGCCCAACGGTTCTACACTGATACGAAAACCATTGTGGTCGAGGATGTTCCGATTCCGAAGCCGGGTCCGGGGGAAGTCCTGGTGAAGGTGGCGTTCTGCGGTATCTGCCACTCGGACCTCAGCCTCATCAACGGCACCTTCCCGTCCCAGCTGCCGGTGGTCACCCAGGGCCACGAGGCATCCGGCACCATCGCTGAACTCGGCCCCGGTGTGACGGGCTGGGCCGAGGGCGACCGGGTGGTGGTGGCTGCCGGCCGGCCGTGTCAAAGCTGCCCCAACTGCGCCCGCGGAGACTTCGGCAACTGCCTGCGGATCCGGCTGATGGCCTTCGCCTATGACGGCGCCTGGGCGCAGTACACCGTCGCGCAGGCCTTCGGGCTGACCCGGGTGCCCGACAATGTGCCGCTGGAACAGGCGGCGATCCTGGCCGACGCGGTATCGACACCGTACGGCGCCGTGGTGCGCACCGGGAAGGTGGGCATCGGCGAGTCGGTGGGTGTGTGGGGTGTCGGCGGGGTCGGGACCCACATCGTGCAGTTGGCGCGACTGGTCGGGGCGGCGCCCATCATCGCCGTCGATATCAAACCGGCCGTGCTGGACCGGGCACTCGCGCTGGGCGCGGACTACGCCTTTGACGCCCGCGATGAGGCCCTGGGCGAGAAGATCGCCGCACTCACCGGGGGCCGCGGCCTCGACATCGCCTTCGACGCAGTCGGTCTCGGTTCCACTTTCGACCAGGCGCTGGCCAGTCTGACGATGGGCGGGCGGCTGGTGGGGGTGGGCATGAGCGCCGACGCACCGAGCATCGGGCCGACCTCGTTGTTCAACCTGACCCGCAAACAGGTTTTGGGCCATCTGGGCTACCAGAATGCCGACATCGCGACGCTGGCCAACCTGCTGTCACTGGGACGCCTCGACGTCAGCCGGTCCATCAGCGAGATCGTGTCGCTGGAAGATGTGGCCGCCGGCATCGAGAAGCTGGAGCGCGCCGACGGCGACCCGATCCGGATTCTGGTACAGCCCTGACTATCTCAGCTCGGGTGCGGCCTTTGCGCTGAACAGCGGCAGATCCAGGTAGGTCGCGACCCCGGGCGGTGCGGCACACACCGCCGGTATGGAGTTGACACAGTGCGCGGCGGTCGCCACGACGCCAGGCTCAGGACCGTCCTCCCCGACCTCACCCTGGAAACCCTTGATGGAGACCGTGAAATCGGGGTTGCCGCGCACTTCCATCTCGTAGCGCTGCCCTTCGGGCCCGAAATCCCATGCCGGAGCCAGGTTCTCCTCGCCCATCAGCCAGTTGACCGTCACCCGCACCACCACCTGGTCGCCGACCACGGCTTCCCAGTGAAACTTGCGGGCCGCGACCTGCCCGGGTTCGATGACCCCGATCGGGGAATCGATCGGCGCCGTGGCCACGGCGATCTCTTGGCGAGCAACGATTTTCGGGTCGGCGTTGAATCCGAATTCGTCGACGCACATCCGCACGGCTTGGATGAATCCGCCGTCGAGCAGCTTCTGCATGGGGCCGGACAGCGCCTTGTCGGGGGTGTCGCCGAACCCCATGACATGGCGCACCACATCGGGTGCGTCATAAGTGCGCAGGTCGGAGAATTCCTCGGCCCGCACAAAGGTCACGCCGGTGGACATCACCGAGAACAGCAGCGGGAACTTCTCACTGATGCCGCCGGGGGCGATCCCGGTGCCGTGCAGCGTCGCGCCACCGGAGAGACCGGCCGCCCGCAGCGGTGCGGCCTGTTTCTCGCTCGGATAGACCCAGCCGACCGGGGTGACGACGTTCTTTCCCGACCGCAGTAGCGCGGCCACCTCGTCGGCGTTGGGCATCAGCGGCGCATAGATGACGGCGTCCGCGTCCAGTGCCAGGATCTCCTCCACACTGCTGGTCGCGGTGATCCCGAGCGGTTCGCCACCGATGAGTTCGCCCACGTCACGTCCGTGCTTGGCCTGCGAATGCACCCAACAACCGATCAGTTCCAGGTCAGGGTGCTCAAGCACACCCTTGATGGCGGCGACGCCGACACCACCCGTGGCCCACTGCACAACCCGCAATGCCATAACCCGCCCTTCCACACAAAACTAGAACACGTTCTACCACTTTGCGGGCACGGTTCGCGGGGATCCGGGCACAATAGTGAGTCATGAGCGGCGTCGACTTCGGGGTGCTCGGCCCGCTGCAGCTCAGCGTGAACGGATCGCCGGTAGCGCTGGGTACGCCGAAGCAACGCGCGGTGCTGGCCATGCTGGTGATGAGCCGCAACCGCCCGATCAGCAGTGACGCACTGGTCGGCGCGGCCTGGGAACAGTTCCCACCGCCGGAGCCCAAGGCCAGCCTGCATTCCTACATCTCCAACCTGCGCAAGCTGATCAGCGGCGGCGGTTCGGACGGCCGGATGATCCTGGCCAGCGCGCCGCCGGGTTACCGGCTGACCGTCACCGACGACGGATGCGACCTCGGACGTTTCGTGGCGGCCAAGAACGCCGGCGTGCAGGCTGCCGCGGCCAGCCAGTTCGAGCAGGCCAGCACTCACCTGTCCGAGGCGCTGGCGCAGTGGCGCGGACCGGTGCTCGATGACCTCCGCGATTTCGAGTTCGTCGGCCCGTTCGCCACCGCGCTCATCGAGGACAAGGTTGTCGCTCACACCGCGCACGCCGAGGCCGAAATCGCCTGCAACCGAGGCCATGCCGTGATCGGAACACTGGAATCACTGGTGGCCGAGCACCCCTACCGTGAACCGCTGTGGACACAGCTGATCACCGCGTACTACGTCAGCGAGCGGCAATCCGACGCACTGGACGCCTATCAGCGGCTGCGCAGCACGCTGGCCGAGGATCTCGGTATCGACCCGGGCCCCACGGTGCGCGCGCTGTCCGAACGTATCCTGCGCCAGGAACCCATCAACACCCGCCGGGCCGCCCGCACCACGGCCGTGCACAAGATCGACATCGACATCCGCACCGCGACCGGCGCGCAGTCCGCACCCGCGCAGATGCGGGCTGCCTCCGGGCGGGTGTATCCGCTGCTGTCGGCCGCGACGCGGATCGGCCGGCTGCCCGACAACGACATCGTGCTCGACGACCTCAGCGTCAGCCGCCACCACGCGGTCATCATCGACACCGGCACCAGCTACGTCATCACCGACCTACGATCGGCCAACGGCGTCGAGGTGGCCGGGCACCGCATCCGTGGTACCGCCACGCTCACCAGCGGCGACCGTGTGCGGGTGTGCGACCACGAGTTCGTGTTCGAGATTGCGCCGGCCCGCTGAGCTTCCCCTGTGGGCGCTGCGCCGAACCGTTAATGTGATGGGCCGACACACTCCAGGAGAAGCAGGGGAAATGACCGGGCCGACGTCGCGTGAGGGTACCGATTTCGGCCGTTATCGACTGCGCCGACTCATCGGGCGCGGCGGCATGGGCGAAGTCTATGAAGCCGAGGACACCGAGAAGGACCGTATCGTCGCGCTGAAACTGCTGCCCGAAGGTGTGTCCCACGACCCGGTGTTCCGCAAACGGCTACAGCGCGAAGCACATTCGGCGGGCCGGCTGCAGGAACCGCATGTGGTGCCGATCCATGACTACGGCGAGATCGACGGCGTGCTCTACGTCGACATGCGGATGATCAACGGGGCCGATCTGCGCAAGATCCTGAAGAGCTACGGTCCGATGACGCCGGCCCGCGCGGTCGCCATCGTGCGCCAGATCGCCTCGGCGCTGGACGCCGCGCACGAGAGCGGCATCATGCACCGCGACGTCAAACCGGAGAACATCCTGATCACCCGGGATGACTTCGCCTATCTGGTGGACTTCGGCATCGCCAACGCCGCCAGCGATGAGAAGCTGACCGAATTGGGCACCGCGGTAGGCACTTACGCGTACATGGCACCGGAGCGGTTCACCAGCGACCAGGTGACCTACCGCGCCGACGTGTACGCGCTGACCTGTGTACTGCACGAATGCCTGACCGGATCGCAGCCCTATCCCGGCGACAGCGTCAGCATGGTGATCACCGCGCATCTGATGCAGCCGATCCCGGCCCCGAGCCAGGCTCGGCCCGGTATCCCGGCCGCGTTCGACCGCGTCGTCTCCCGCGGGATGGCCAAGAAACCCGCCGACCGGTTCGCCAGCGCCGGAGATCTGGCCGCGGCGGCCACCGATGCCCTGAGCGTGCGTGACCAGGACCAGGCGGCACACATCGTGCAACGCGGTGAAGACGCCAACCGCCCCGGTCAGCGGTTCGGCGGGCCACCCCCGCCACCGCCGTACGGGGCAACACCCCCACCAGGCTCCACTCCTGCCCCGTTCTACGCCGCACCGCCACCGAACTGGCACACCCCGCCACCCGGCCGCCCGCCGCAGCCCAAGAAGACGACGCCGTGGTTGCCCATCGCGGCCGCCGCCGGTGTGCTGGTCCTGGTACTGGGCGCGGTGGGCGTCTACTTCATGGTGAAACCCGAGGACACCAAGGCCGCCCCGTCCACCACAACCTCGGCGGCCACCACCGCCGCCGAGCGGACCACCCGCACCCGGGCCCCCGACCCGGGGACCTTGCAGGATCGTCTGTTCGGCATGCTGCCGCAGGGGTATGACCCGGGCGTGTGCCAGCCGGTCGATCCGCCGGTGCCCGGTGCGCTGGCGACCGTGGACTGCGGGCCGTCGAGCATGCCGGGCGGTCCCGTCGCCTCGCGGTACTCGACGTTCCCCGACCAAGGCGCCCTGCGGGCCAACTTCGACGAGGCGATCGGCGAGACCGCCGAGCTGATGCCGTGCCCGAACAGCACCATGGACTCCCCCACCACCTGGCACTACACCGACACCCCGCAGAAGGCCGAGGGCTCCATCGCCTGCGGCACCTACAACGACAGCCCGGACCTCACCTGGACCAAGAACGACGGTCTGCTGCTCGGCAACGCCCAGGGCCCGAGCCTCGACGAGTTGCATCAATGGTGGCTGGCCTACGGCTGAGGCCGCACCCCAAGAATTCATCAAGAACGTCGTTGGACGCTGATGTCACCCCCGGATCACGCCGGGGCTCAGACATCCAGGGGAGAAACGATGTTCGCTGTTCAGCGCCTGATCCAGTCCGCAGGCCTCGCACTGGTGGCCGGTTTGTCCGGCCTCGCCACCGCCGGCACCGCGAGCGCCATCACCTCCGCCGATGATGCGGCGTTCCTGGCCGATATCCGCTACGAGGGCATCTCCTACGAGTCCGCGGTCCAGGTCATCTCGAACGCTCATGAGGTGTGCGCCGAGCTGGACTCCGGGGTCCAGGCCACCGATATCGGCCTGGACATCCTGGAATACACCGACCTGAACACCCGGCAGGCCGCGGCGTTCATCGTCATGTCGATCGGCTACTACTGCCCGCAGCACACCGGCGCATTCGCTTGACGGTTATGTTGAGGCCCAACGCAACGGAGCGAAAGGGGCCACAGATGGCCAATCGGGTGTTTGTCGTCGGTGTCGGGATGACCAAGTTCGAGAAGCCGGGCCGGCGCGAGGGCTGGGACTACCCCCAGATGGCCAACGAGTCGGGCACGAAGGCACTCGCCGACGCCGGGATCGACTACAGCCAGGTCCAGCAGGGCTACGTCGGATACTGTTCCGGAGATTCCACCTCGGGCCAGCGCGCGCTGTACGAACTCGGCATGACGGGTATCCCGATCGTCAACGTCAACAACAACTGCTCCACCGGGTCGACCGCGCTCTACCTTGCCGCACAGTCGATCCGGGGTGGACTTGCCGACTGCGTGATCGCACTGGGCTTCGAGAAGATGCAGCCCGGCTCGCTCGGCGGTGGCGCCGACGACCGCGAGTCACCACTGGGCAGGCATGTGAAGGCGCTGGCCGAGATCGACGAGTTCGCCTTCCCGGTGGCGCCGTGGATGTTCGGTGCGGCCGGCCGCGAACACATGAAGAAGTACGGAAGCACTGCTGAACATTTTGCAAAAATCGGCTACAAGAACCACAAGCATTCGGTCAACAACCCGTACGCCCAGTTCCAGGACGAGTACACCCTCGACGACATCCTGGGCGCCAAGATGATCTCCGACCCGCTGACCAAACTGCAGTGTTCCCCGACCTCGGACGGTTCCGGTGCCGCGATCGTGGTGAGCGAGGACTTCGTGGCCAAACACGGACTTGCCGAGCAGGCCGTCGAGATCGTCGGTCAGGCGATGACCACAGACTTCGCCTCCACCTTCGACGGCAGCGCCGCCAACATCATCGGCTATGACATGAACGTCCAAGCCGCGCAGCAGGTCTACTCGCAGTCCGGGCTCGGACCGGAGGACTTCCAGGTCATCGAGCTGCACGACTGCTTCTCCGCCAACGAGCTGCTGCTGTACGAGGCGCTGGGCCTGTGCGGCCCCGGTGAGGCGCCGAAGTTGATCGACGACAACGACACCACCTACGGCGGCCGCTGGGTGGTCAACCCGTCCGGCGGGCTGATCTCCAAGGGGC
It includes:
- a CDS encoding alpha/beta-hydrolase family protein, with product MNVAAAEPEATEAPARRDWWTRHYTFTGTAVGLVFIWLSLTPSLLPRGPLFQGLVSGAAGGIGYGLGVFGVWLFRYMLSREATPAPPKWAWLVLLVVGVIGQIAAIVYFHVWQDDIRDLMGVPRLAFWDHPLTAVLAIVFLFVFVEIGQLVGRLVRYLVRQLERVAPPRVSGVIAVALVLALTIALLNGIVVRFAMSTINSTFENVNNEDDPDNPAPTTALRSGGPQSLVSWESLGHQGRNFVAGGPSVAELTEFNGSPATEPIRAYAGLNSADGIKATAALAARELQRTGGLERDVIAVATTTGTGWINEAEASSLEYMYNGDTAIVSMQYSFLPSWISFLVDQENARQAGQALFEAVDALVRELPEAGRPKLVVFGESLGSFGGETPFLALNNLIARTDGALFSGPTFKNTIWTNLTINRDEGSPQWLPIFDKGENVRFSAVASKDLGRPDDPWGQPRVVYLQHASDPIAWWNPDLLFAKPDWLREPRGYDVSPRMEWIPVVTFLQVSADMAVAVDVPDGHGHVYVRDVANAWAAILQPPGWTPEKTERLRPTLRSDE
- a CDS encoding rhodanese-like domain-containing protein — protein: MPSRIDAVLDAARARLQRIEAVDVPAAVQRGALLVDIRPGWQRAAEGDVPGALVIERNHLEWRCDPTSDARIPEAIDDDVEWIVLCSEGYTSSLAAAALQDLGLRKATDVIGGYHALKAASLVGT
- a CDS encoding cysteine dioxygenase, translated to MVAPLLAPTLSPAVSAPTRLRVPDLLQATDRCADDVLSGRYDRLLAGARLPTDERWYNRLYGDDELDIWLISWVPDKSTELHDHGGSLGALTVVSGALQETRWDGHGLRSRKLRAGDQAGFPLGWVHDVVWAAPAGWGHLPLAGESVATVGSALPTPAPVTLSVHAYSPPLTAMSYYGVTERNALRRSRTELTDAPEG
- the lpqV gene encoding lipoprotein LpqV, which encodes MRRHPILVTAAAAALLSGCSPSTEEPAGDTSAPSPTTSEAAPSPEAQVPDGAVQVSPGGVTTGVGAPADATESGYGQACLAARAWFDAQNGTVEAYLQTVQTPGAPGPGSFNMAWSELTPGQQAAVIMAANAAANEECG
- a CDS encoding patatin-like phospholipase family protein; protein product: MRIALALGSGGARGYAHIGVINELTERGYDIVGVAGSSMGALVGGLHAAGKLDEFAQWAGSLTQRAVLRLLDPSLTSPGVLRAEKILDAVRDILGDVTIESLPIPYTSVATDLIAGKSVWLQRGPLDDAIRASIAIPGIFTPHVLDGRLLADGGILDPLPMAPLSAVNADMTIAVSLSGGDPAVRLSEPEPRVTTEWLGRMWRSTTALLDTSTAQRVMDSPAAKSVLSRFSSSLEDGADTAEALSDSGIPELPRLGSFEIMNRTIDIAQSALARHTLATYPPDLLIEVPRNACRSLEYHRAEEVIEIGQELAAAALDALG
- a CDS encoding patatin-like phospholipase family protein; the protein is MARALILAGGGLAGIAWETGVLTGIADESPQTADALLNSDVLLGTSAGSAVSAQLGSGTSLAELYARQIAEESHEIDSGVTIDDLTEVFVSALGEAGSTLERLRRIGGIALAADTVPEQVRREVIAHRLPSHDWPHRDLRITAIDTATGELVVFTRNSGVALVDAVAASCAVPGAWPTVTIGARNFMDGGVGSAVNMTVAADCAAAVVLVPAGANAPSPFGDGAGAEIAAFPGATFTVFADDDALVAFGNNPLDPRCRRPAAIAGRAQGRRVATAVGAFLAG
- a CDS encoding SRPBCC family protein, yielding MAQPLVVEQSRAIPLAPADLFAGMVPMPLPQLFRRWYGPIPPIKDTRDQTGDWDAVGQSRTVVLTGGGSMREELTSYDAPRSFGYTLTQVTGPLAPLVGHVEGMWIFDPIGTGTKLTWRWTIHPRSALTAVALPVFGRLWKGYARQSLEALSDQLVR
- a CDS encoding zinc-binding dehydrogenase, which codes for MSTQTQTMRAQRFYTDTKTIVVEDVPIPKPGPGEVLVKVAFCGICHSDLSLINGTFPSQLPVVTQGHEASGTIAELGPGVTGWAEGDRVVVAAGRPCQSCPNCARGDFGNCLRIRLMAFAYDGAWAQYTVAQAFGLTRVPDNVPLEQAAILADAVSTPYGAVVRTGKVGIGESVGVWGVGGVGTHIVQLARLVGAAPIIAVDIKPAVLDRALALGADYAFDARDEALGEKIAALTGGRGLDIAFDAVGLGSTFDQALASLTMGGRLVGVGMSADAPSIGPTSLFNLTRKQVLGHLGYQNADIATLANLLSLGRLDVSRSISEIVSLEDVAAGIEKLERADGDPIRILVQP
- a CDS encoding dihydrodipicolinate reductase, yielding MALRVVQWATGGVGVAAIKGVLEHPDLELIGCWVHSQAKHGRDVGELIGGEPLGITATSSVEEILALDADAVIYAPLMPNADEVAALLRSGKNVVTPVGWVYPSEKQAAPLRAAGLSGGATLHGTGIAPGGISEKFPLLFSVMSTGVTFVRAEEFSDLRTYDAPDVVRHVMGFGDTPDKALSGPMQKLLDGGFIQAVRMCVDEFGFNADPKIVARQEIAVATAPIDSPIGVIEPGQVAARKFHWEAVVGDQVVVRVTVNWLMGEENLAPAWDFGPEGQRYEMEVRGNPDFTVSIKGFQGEVGEDGPEPGVVATAAHCVNSIPAVCAAPPGVATYLDLPLFSAKAAPELR
- a CDS encoding BTAD domain-containing putative transcriptional regulator, whose amino-acid sequence is MSGVDFGVLGPLQLSVNGSPVALGTPKQRAVLAMLVMSRNRPISSDALVGAAWEQFPPPEPKASLHSYISNLRKLISGGGSDGRMILASAPPGYRLTVTDDGCDLGRFVAAKNAGVQAAAASQFEQASTHLSEALAQWRGPVLDDLRDFEFVGPFATALIEDKVVAHTAHAEAEIACNRGHAVIGTLESLVAEHPYREPLWTQLITAYYVSERQSDALDAYQRLRSTLAEDLGIDPGPTVRALSERILRQEPINTRRAARTTAVHKIDIDIRTATGAQSAPAQMRAASGRVYPLLSAATRIGRLPDNDIVLDDLSVSRHHAVIIDTGTSYVITDLRSANGVEVAGHRIRGTATLTSGDRVRVCDHEFVFEIAPAR